In one Microbacterium invictum genomic region, the following are encoded:
- a CDS encoding SRPBCC domain-containing protein, whose translation MSETPRATGTVETIDGERHLVLRRTFAASAKKVWRDLTDADRLERWIGTWEGDPADGQVMFRMTAEGENVPAETFTIRECDKPRRLVADTAVGDGTWHLWFELKEDDGETVLSFGQLLGGAEDVGSIGPGWEYYLDRLVAAREGRDVAEVEWAAYYPALREEYLKVDAG comes from the coding sequence ATGAGTGAAACCCCCCGGGCGACCGGAACGGTCGAGACCATCGACGGCGAGCGGCACCTGGTGCTGCGGCGGACGTTCGCCGCCTCGGCGAAGAAGGTCTGGCGCGACCTGACCGACGCCGACCGGCTCGAGCGATGGATCGGTACCTGGGAGGGCGACCCCGCCGACGGGCAGGTGATGTTCCGCATGACCGCCGAGGGCGAGAACGTGCCGGCGGAGACGTTCACCATCCGCGAGTGCGACAAGCCGCGTCGACTCGTCGCCGACACGGCGGTCGGCGACGGCACGTGGCACCTGTGGTTCGAGCTGAAGGAGGACGACGGCGAGACCGTGCTCTCGTTCGGTCAGCTGCTCGGGGGTGCGGAGGATGTCGGGTCGATCGGCCCCGGCTGGGAGTACTACCTCGACCGGCTCGTCGCCGCGCGCGAGGGGCGCGACGTGGCCGAGGTCGAGTGGGCGGCGTACTACCCCGCGCTCCGCGAGGAGTATCTGAAGGTCGACGCGGGCTGA
- a CDS encoding aminoglycoside 3'-phosphotransferase, giving the protein MSIPTDGVLVPPRVRRLAGDDDLVPVWRNGIGGLTFRATGARGIRYVKWGPRNDETTVEAEAERLAWAGRFISVPRVITVGGDDTEEWLVTAAMPGENAVAPRWIAEPEVAVTAIGAGLRSFHDRLPVDDCPFSWRVADRLEKAARRGIRVPEVLREAPREHDLVVCHGDACSPNTVLTDAGSVAGYVDLGALGVADRWADIAVAAMSVEWNYGPGWTETLLAAYGIDPDAQRMTYYRELWNAT; this is encoded by the coding sequence ATGTCGATTCCCACCGACGGGGTGCTCGTCCCGCCGCGGGTACGCCGCCTCGCCGGCGACGATGACCTCGTGCCGGTGTGGCGAAACGGGATCGGGGGTCTGACGTTCCGGGCGACGGGTGCCCGCGGCATCCGGTATGTGAAGTGGGGTCCGCGGAACGACGAGACGACCGTCGAAGCCGAAGCCGAGCGCCTGGCGTGGGCGGGCCGGTTCATCTCGGTGCCGCGGGTGATCACGGTGGGTGGCGACGACACCGAGGAGTGGCTCGTCACCGCGGCGATGCCGGGTGAGAACGCTGTCGCGCCGCGCTGGATCGCTGAGCCCGAGGTGGCCGTGACGGCGATCGGTGCGGGTCTGAGGTCGTTTCACGACCGGCTGCCGGTCGATGACTGTCCGTTCTCGTGGCGCGTCGCGGATCGCCTCGAGAAGGCGGCGCGACGCGGCATCCGGGTGCCTGAGGTCCTGCGCGAGGCTCCGCGCGAGCACGACCTCGTCGTCTGCCACGGCGACGCCTGCAGCCCGAACACGGTGCTCACCGACGCGGGGAGCGTCGCAGGATACGTCGATCTGGGGGCGCTCGGCGTCGCCGACCGCTGGGCCGACATCGCCGTCGCCGCGATGAGCGTGGAGTGGAACTATGGGCCAGGATGGACCGAGACCCTGCTCGCCGCCTACGGCATCGACCCGGACGCGCAGCGGATGACGTACTACCGAGAGCTGTGGAACGCGACATGA
- a CDS encoding TerC family protein, with protein sequence MDVTPLVWIITIAVTILFFIYEFFAHVRKPHEPSIGESARWSAFYIGLALIFGVVIGMVWGWDFGGEYYAGYLTEKALSIDNLFVFLIVMTGFAVPKIYQQKVLMIGIVIALIMRGAFIAVGAALIENFSWIFYIFGALLLFLAYRQAFSHGESDPANGKFMTFVRRHLPVSDEYNGDKLTVKKDGKRFVTPMLLVIVAIGFVDLIFAVDSIPAIYGLTEEAYIVFVANAFALMGLRQLYFLIGGLLERLVYLAQGLAVILAFIGVKLVFHALHVNELPFINGGEPLLWVPEIPIWLSLLFIAGTIAVATVASLMKTRNDREAKDRDQIEGEPVIAAKDESRGS encoded by the coding sequence GTGGACGTCACCCCTCTGGTCTGGATCATCACGATCGCGGTCACCATCCTCTTCTTCATCTACGAGTTCTTCGCCCATGTGCGAAAGCCCCATGAGCCGAGCATCGGCGAGTCGGCCCGCTGGTCGGCGTTCTACATCGGGCTCGCCCTCATCTTCGGTGTCGTCATCGGGATGGTCTGGGGCTGGGACTTCGGCGGCGAGTACTACGCCGGTTACCTGACCGAGAAGGCGCTGTCGATCGACAACCTCTTCGTCTTCCTCATCGTGATGACCGGCTTCGCCGTGCCGAAGATCTACCAGCAGAAGGTGCTGATGATCGGCATCGTGATCGCCCTGATCATGCGCGGTGCGTTCATCGCGGTGGGTGCGGCCCTCATCGAGAACTTCTCGTGGATCTTCTACATCTTCGGTGCGCTGCTGCTGTTCCTGGCCTACCGTCAGGCGTTCTCGCACGGCGAGTCCGACCCCGCCAACGGCAAGTTCATGACGTTCGTGCGTCGCCACCTTCCGGTCAGCGACGAGTACAACGGCGACAAGCTGACCGTGAAGAAGGACGGCAAGCGGTTCGTGACCCCGATGCTGCTCGTGATCGTGGCGATCGGCTTCGTCGACCTCATCTTCGCCGTCGACTCGATCCCCGCGATCTACGGCCTGACCGAAGAGGCCTACATCGTCTTCGTCGCCAATGCGTTCGCGCTGATGGGCCTCCGCCAGCTCTACTTCCTCATCGGCGGGCTCCTGGAGCGCCTTGTCTACCTCGCGCAGGGACTCGCGGTCATCCTCGCCTTCATCGGCGTGAAGCTGGTGTTCCACGCCCTCCATGTCAACGAGCTCCCCTTCATCAATGGCGGCGAGCCGCTGCTGTGGGTGCCCGAGATCCCGATCTGGCTGTCGCTGCTGTTCATCGCCGGCACGATCGCCGTCGCCACGGTCGCGAGCCTGATGAAGACGCGCAACGATCGCGAGGCGAAGGACCGTGACCAGATCGAGGGCGAGCCGGTCATCGCCGCGAAGGACGAGTCGCGCGGCTCGTGA
- a CDS encoding SDR family NAD(P)-dependent oxidoreductase codes for MEISGAAALVTGGASGLGLATAERLARAGAVVTIVDLPSSPGAEAVGGFGGAFAPADVTDPEQVAAAVATAASTGPLRIVVNCAGIAPPAKVLDRDGRPTPLADFERLVRVNLIGTYNVIAQGAAAMARTEPTASGDRGVIVNTASVAAFDGQIGQPAYAASKGGVHAMTLPIARELARHAIRVVTIAPGIMETPMLKGLPQAAQDSLGEQVPYPARLGRPDEYASLVAQIVENGYLNGETIRLDGAIRMAPR; via the coding sequence ATGGAGATCTCGGGCGCAGCAGCCCTCGTGACCGGCGGCGCGAGCGGGCTGGGCCTCGCGACCGCGGAGCGCCTGGCCCGCGCGGGTGCGGTGGTCACGATCGTCGATCTCCCGTCGTCGCCGGGCGCAGAGGCCGTCGGCGGTTTCGGCGGTGCGTTCGCCCCGGCCGATGTCACCGACCCCGAGCAGGTCGCCGCGGCGGTCGCCACGGCCGCGAGCACCGGGCCGCTGCGCATCGTGGTGAACTGCGCCGGGATCGCTCCGCCCGCCAAGGTGCTCGACCGTGACGGCAGGCCCACGCCCCTGGCCGACTTCGAACGCCTCGTCCGGGTGAACCTCATCGGCACGTACAACGTCATCGCGCAGGGCGCCGCCGCCATGGCCCGCACCGAGCCGACCGCCTCCGGCGACCGGGGCGTCATCGTCAACACCGCCAGCGTCGCCGCCTTCGACGGGCAGATCGGTCAGCCGGCGTACGCCGCGAGCAAGGGCGGCGTCCATGCGATGACGCTTCCGATCGCCCGGGAGCTCGCTCGCCACGCCATCCGGGTCGTCACCATCGCCCCCGGCATCATGGAGACGCCGATGCTCAAGGGCCTGCCGCAGGCGGCGCAGGACTCGCTCGGCGAACAGGTGCCCTACCCCGCCCGGCTCGGACGACCCGACGAATACGCCTCGCTCGTCGCGCAGATCGTCGAGAACGGCTACCTCAACGGCGAGACGATCCGCCTCGACGGCGCGATCCGGATGGCTCCCCGATGA